The uncultured Methanomethylovorans sp. genome contains a region encoding:
- a CDS encoding winged helix-turn-helix domain-containing protein: protein MKKPIVEVLVSSEKRRNMLLLLLDGPKEMETILNSLKTNRTALLPQIKILKESHLISKYEDIYKLITIGKLIVEEMIVFLEITNMFGENRDYLGTHFIDFIPTDLLKKLPQLGSCNIIDIPIGDLFDAEKDFFEKAIMSKYWFQITSTLHPVFHEFYVEMIDQGTDVSIIFTQEIYEKIKHDYYDDFKELIDIKLISFYVYPKDLEFVSFILADQSINFRLFTQEGESDNKKMLFSSPASLEWGKELFEYYRQQSIPIIEI, encoded by the coding sequence TTGAAAAAGCCAATAGTTGAAGTATTAGTTTCATCTGAAAAGAGGAGAAATATGCTTTTACTATTGCTGGATGGCCCAAAGGAAATGGAAACAATCCTCAATTCATTGAAGACGAACAGAACAGCGTTACTTCCCCAGATCAAAATATTGAAAGAAAGTCACCTTATATCTAAATATGAAGACATTTATAAGCTGATAACTATTGGAAAATTGATCGTTGAGGAAATGATCGTTTTTCTGGAGATTACTAACATGTTTGGTGAGAATCGTGACTATTTAGGAACCCATTTCATAGATTTTATTCCAACAGATCTCCTTAAAAAATTACCGCAACTTGGCTCTTGCAATATAATTGATATTCCCATTGGCGATCTCTTTGATGCAGAGAAGGATTTTTTTGAAAAGGCCATAATGTCGAAATACTGGTTTCAGATTACGTCTACTCTACACCCTGTGTTTCATGAGTTCTATGTAGAAATGATAGATCAGGGTACAGATGTATCAATAATTTTCACTCAGGAAATCTACGAGAAGATCAAACATGACTATTATGATGACTTTAAAGAATTAATCGATATCAAACTCATCTCATTTTACGTATACCCTAAAGATCTTGAGTTTGTATCTTTTATTCTGGCCGATCAATCCATTAACTTCAGACTATTCACACAAGAAGGTGAATCTGACAATAAAAAAATGCTCTTTTCCAGTCCAGCTTCCTTGGAGTGGGGGAAAGAGCTATTTGAATATTACAGGCAGCAGTCCATACCTATAATTGAGATCTAG